In Thalassophryne amazonica chromosome 4, fThaAma1.1, whole genome shotgun sequence, a genomic segment contains:
- the rnf7 gene encoding RING-box protein 2, translating into MDDSDELSVVLSHTTSSGSKSSGDKMFSLKKWNAVAMWSWDVECDTCAICRVQVMDACLRCQAENKQEDCVVVWGECNHSFHNCCMSLWVKQNNRCPLCQQDWVVQRIGK; encoded by the exons ATGGACGACAGTGACGAGCTGAGTGTAGTTTTGTCTCACACCACTTCTTCAGGCTCTAAGTCGAGTGGAGACAAGATGTTTTCCCTGAAAAAATGGAATGCCGTGGCGATGTGGAGCTGGGACGTTGAATGTGATACTTGTGCCATTTGTCGGGTACAAGTGATGG ACGCTTGTCTTCGATGCCAGGCGGAGAACAAACAAGAGGACTGTGTTG TTGTGTGGGGAGAGTGCAACCACTCCTTCCATAACTGCTGCATGTCCCTATGGGTGAAGCAGAACAATCGCTGTCCTCTCTGCCAGCAGGATTGGGTGGTTCAGAGAATCGGTAAATAG